A single window of Solanum dulcamara chromosome 5, daSolDulc1.2, whole genome shotgun sequence DNA harbors:
- the LOC129888501 gene encoding increased DNA methylation 1-like, giving the protein MKTSCRSNFNRVNFRGFYTAILEKDEEIISAATIRIHGTNLAEMPFIATNKEYRRKGMCRKLMVAIESALCYLKVEKLVIPSVSERIGTWIENYGFRLISSPLPKEIKLHNTLMFHDSKRLQKDLLPSALAKIYRADSRGETWSTAKKCEEPRPFDLNVEASHQQDKD; this is encoded by the exons ATGAAAACTTCTTGCAGGTCAAATTTCAACAGGGTGAATTTCAGGGGCTTTTACACAGCTATTTTAGAAAAGGATGAAGAGATCATTTCTGCAGCGACCATAAG GATTCACGGAACAAACCTTGCTGAAATGCCCTTCATCGCGACAAATAAGGAATATAGGAGAAAAGGAATGTGCAGAAAGCTAATGGTTGCCATTGAATCA GCTCTTTGCTATCTAAAGGTAGAAAAGCTGGTAATTCCATCAGTATCAGAGCGCATAGGGACCTGGATAGAAAACTATGGTTTTCGTCTCATTAGCTCTCCATTACCAAAAGAGATAAAATTGCACAATACATTGATGTTCCATGATTCAAAAAGATTGCAAAAAGACCTCCTTCCATCTGCTTTGGCTAAGATATATCGAGCTGATTCTCGAGG AGAGACATGGAGTACCGCAAAGAAATGTGAAGAGCCAAGGCCCTTTGACTTGAATGTTGAAGCATCTCATCAACAGGACAAAGACTGA